The sequence below is a genomic window from Streptomyces sp. V1I1.
TGCAACCGGTGCTGTCCGACCTCGAACAGGGCGTGCAGAGCGACCTGTCCGACGGTCAGCGCGACGGCGATGGAGGGCAGCGAGCGCGTCCGCCCGGCGAACGGCGCGACCAGCGCGAACACCCCGATGAAGCCTGCCGCCAGAGTCCACCAGGGCACGGCCGCACAGGCGGCCAGCACATGTCCCGTCGCGGACAGCACGACGCAGACCGCGGTGAACACCGCGGCCCTCAGCAGCCGCAGACCGGCTCCGGCGCGTGCAACGGGGATGGACGACATGGCCGGGTCATCATCGCACTGCGGTGGGAGCGGCCGTACGGCAGGTCCGGAAGATCCCCTTTGGCGACATACATCGCCGCGCGAGCCGCGCGCGTCCGCCGAATGAGCGCAATCACGTCAACTGTGTGCTTACGGACCGCGTCTTGCGGCAATACGTATCGGTATGTCGAGCCGCAGCCAGGAGGCTGGAGCATGAGCATCTGGTGGTCTCTCCACTTGCGGCGCGAAGCCGCGAGCGTCCCGCTCGCCCGGCGCCTGCTGCTCGGCACCATGGAGACCGCGGGCGTCGATCCCGACATCTCCTACGATCTGTCGGTCGCGCTCAGCGAAGCCTGTGCGAACGCCGTGGAGCACGGCGGCGGCCAGGGCTCCGGCGAAGCCTCCGCCGCATACCGCGTCACCGCGTATCTGGACGGCGAGAAGTGCCGTATCGAAGTGGCCGATTCGGGCCCCGGCTTTCCCACCAGGCGCGGCGGGTGCGCCTACGCCGTGCCGCAGGCCGCGCTCACCGACGAGAGCGGCCGCGGACTCTGTCTGATCGAGCAGCTCGCCGACCATGTCCACTTCCGCAACCGGCCCGGCCACGGCGCGGTGGTCAGCTTCGACAAGATCCTGAAATGGCGGGAGGACGCGCTGCTCAAGGTCTCCTGAGGTCTCCTGAGATTTCTTGAGAACTCTTGAGAACTCCTGAGCCGCGCGTCCTCCGCCGTGTTCCTCGTATGTCCGGGGGTCAGCCCTTGAGCGAGGCCATCCAGGCCTCGATCTCGTCGGCCTGCCGCGGCAGCGCCGCCGACAGATTCCGGTTGCCGTCCTCGGTGACCAGGATGTCGTCCTCGATCCGGACGCCGATGCCGCGGTACTCCTCCGGCACCGTCAGGTCGTCCGCCTGGAAGTAGAGCCCGGGCTCCACGGTCAGGCACATGCCCGGCTCCAGCGTCCCGTCGACATACGCCTCGGTGCGCGCGGCGGCGCAGTCGTGGACGTCCATGCCGAGCATGTGGCCGGTGCCGTGCAGGGTCCAGCGGCGCTGCAGACCCAGCTCCAGCACGCGCTCCACCGGTCCTTCGAGCAGACCCCACTCGACGAGCTTCTCGGCGAGCACACGCTGCGCGGCGTCGTGGAAGTCGCGGTACTTGGCGCCCGGCTTCACGGCCGCGATGCCCGCCTCCTGCGACTCGTACACCGCGTCGTAGATCTTGCGCTGGAGCTCGTTGAAGCGGCCGTTGATCGGCAGCGTCCGCGTGATGTCGGCGGTGTAGAGGGTGTGGGTCTCCACGCCTGCGTCCAGCAGCAGCAGCTCGCCGGAGCGGACCGGGCCGTCGTTGCGCACCCAGTGCAGGGTGGTGGCGTGCGGTCCGGCCGCGCAGATCGAGCCGTAGCCGATGTCATTGCCCTCGACGCGGGCGCGCAGGAAGAAGGTGCCCTCGATGTAGCGCTCGCTGGTCGCCTCGGCCTTGTCCAGGATCCTGACGACGTCCTCGAAACCACGCGCCGTGGAGTCGCACGCCTTCTGCAGCTCGCCGATCTCGAACTCGTCCTTCACGGCACGCGCCTCGGAGAGGTATACGCGCAGCTC
It includes:
- a CDS encoding ATP-binding protein, translated to MSIWWSLHLRREAASVPLARRLLLGTMETAGVDPDISYDLSVALSEACANAVEHGGGQGSGEASAAYRVTAYLDGEKCRIEVADSGPGFPTRRGGCAYAVPQAALTDESGRGLCLIEQLADHVHFRNRPGHGAVVSFDKILKWREDALLKVS
- a CDS encoding aminopeptidase P family protein; the protein is MAEELTPETPEEEEQPIKQRKNGLYPGVSDELAENMTTGWADTELHDLQPIAQASHTAARRAALSARFPGERLVIPAGNLKTRSNDTEYAFRASTEYAYLTGDQSEDGVLVLEPHGEGHRATIYLLPRSNRENGEFWLSGQGELWVGRRHSLAEAEQLLGIPAKDVRELPEQLRQATGPVRAVRGHDAGIEAALTDKVTAERDEELRVYLSEARAVKDEFEIGELQKACDSTARGFEDVVRILDKAEATSERYIEGTFFLRARVEGNDIGYGSICAAGPHATTLHWVRNDGPVRSGELLLLDAGVETHTLYTADITRTLPINGRFNELQRKIYDAVYESQEAGIAAVKPGAKYRDFHDAAQRVLAEKLVEWGLLEGPVERVLELGLQRRWTLHGTGHMLGMDVHDCAAARTEAYVDGTLEPGMCLTVEPGLYFQADDLTVPEEYRGIGVRIEDDILVTEDGNRNLSAALPRQADEIEAWMASLKG